AATAATTTATATGTTTTATCAGATCTTTTCTTCCGGTTCTAAAATAAGTACAATCTTGTTGAAATCGGCAGCACCGTTAATTACTTTCCTGTAGTCTTCGAATACTTTTGGTTCAACTTTGTTTTCCCTGTAATATTCGTTTGCATGAACAGTCAGTATATTTTCTTTTAGCTCATAATATGAGTGAAATTCAAATAACCTTTCCTCTTTACTCTTTTCGTAGTAGTGGTGGATATTTATGTCGTCGATGTTCGAAATTTTATAGCCTTCGGGTATATTAATATTGATAACCCTGTTATAAGTTTTATTAAATTCACCTTCCAAAGGCAATACACGCTCATCTTCCTGATACATTTCCATTTGCGGACCGATAAGTTCTCCTAATTTGAACAGGTATTTTCTGCCGGCTTTATTCACAAAGGCATCGCTTTCAATATCGGCGATAATTATAAATGGTTTAACTCCAAACAACTCTGACTTATCATTTTTTACTTCCTTATTTTTTATTGTGATGCTCTCGCTGATAGATTTAATAATTTCATCGTATAAACCATCAATTGCTTCTTTATCTATAAGGTTTACAAAAGGTTGAATAAATACAGCATTATAACCTTTAAATTCCCGCTCAAGTTTTATAATACTTTGCATTTCTTTGTCCGTATCGAAAGAAATATCTATTGTCATATTATCCTCCGAATCTTCTGCCGAAGGAGCAGTTATATATTTAATTTGCCCAACACCACTTTTGTAATTTCCAACGGCAACTTCTTTAATAAACAAACCGTAGTTATCGGTAAATTGTATTGGAGGAAAGCCCATTCGCGACTCCAGTTCTTTAATCGAAGTATATTTATCGACCGTTGGGAAATATAGCAGATAATCGGTTAGGAAGTTATATGCTTCATAATCATCATCGAATCTGAGGTTAAATCTGTTACTTGTTAAAACAACTTCTGTTGGAATACCTATGCTGTTTAACGCTGCGATATAAACTTTCAGCAGTCCTATTTCCGATCCGGTTTTACTTTTAATAACGGAGCTTATGTCTTTAGATTCTTCACTGTTAATCTCAGAAAAATAGAAATTACTTTTTATATAGTTTTCCAGCGCTCTGATACTTGATGAGGCATCCTCTTTCTTTTTTGCTCCCGCATTTTTAATTAGCTTCTTTACATTTGAGGCTTCACTTTTTGACAACTCCTGAAATAATAATTTATACAGATTTTCAGATACATTGTCATACGATGATATTCCATGAACGTTCGAATATTTATTTTGGTCGAGCTTGTAAACTAAATATTGTTTGGAAGCATCATAAGGTGATCTTTCTTCATTTTCCAGTTCTTCAATTTTATCAACAGATAACTTCCAATGTAGCTTATCTTCCGATAAGGTGTCCTGTTCAATGTCCTGAAGTCCGTTGTAGCTCTTAAAATCGAATATCAGGTTACTTGGCGAGAATAAATCAAACTCAATATTTCGCTTTTCGTACGATTCCTGAAAGGTCATCCTTTTTCCTCTGTATGAAGGGAATTTTTTAACAATAAAATAATACTCAATAACGCTTCCTTTTTCAATACCTTCGATTGCGTAGTATTTATATTCTTCTTTTGTCTCTTCGTTTTGAGCCGTTAGTATTTTTGAATCGTCAAGTTCTATTACTTTTCCTTCTTTATTAATTACCCTGGCTTTGCTGGTTAATAATTCGGAGCCTGAATTGTAGGGGAGATATATTTTGTTGAATTCCTCTATTTTTTCATCTGAATTTAACCAGTAAGCATTGTGTTCCAGATAGAATTCCACAAGGTTGTCATCATCATTAAAATAAAATTCGGTCACTATTTTATCTTTTAGTGAGATAATATCCTTTTCTGATGCGGGGTCTAAATTATAGCTTTTATAGTCGGCTTTTTCATCCCAGGAATAAGATTTGTAAAATGGTTCCTGGGCAGAAATTTTTACTGTAATAAGTAAGAGTAAGAATAGTAATATGCTATTTTTCATGAGTGTTTATTTTTTTTAGAACAATTAACTCTTTATATGCTTTTTCCGTGTTTTTCAATATTTTCAGATAGTCTTTTTGCTCTGACTTTGTCAAGGTTAAAAAGTCGAATTTCACTGAATGAGTGTAAATAATCTTATTATCTTTTCTCGAATAATTTATTGATGACGACAGTAGGTTATTTTCCGATTTAAAATTTTCAGGTAGATAGTCTACAAAATATCCTTCCGGAATATTTAGTTCGTTAACAAATGTATATGACTTCTTATAATCAATTTCGATATCGGTTTTTCGATCTTCTTTTATATAATGGGTAAGCAGGATTTGATCTAAGTTTAAATTTACATAAACTTCATCACCACCGGCCACAATATAATTTGATATTTTGAAATCATAATTGATAATAAAATCTTTGTCGTAATCATACTTATTGATCTCTGTAATGTTGCTTGCTATGAATTTATTGTTACCTTTTTGAAGGTAATTTTTATAGAAATCATTAAGTTTCGATTCAGTGTTGTAAGACTCCAAATATTGAAAGGCATCTACTTTACTGTAACCTTTTATTATTCTTTTAGCACTTCCTTTCAATTGCTTGTTCTCGATATAAATTTTTGTTGAATCGATTTCTGCATTAATTTCAGCATCAATAACCGGAACTTCTATTATTTCGAATTTGTTGTTATCATTAGAAACCAAGGCTTCCTTACCCTGTATAAAACTTGTAGGTAACTCTAAAGGAATAAATCTTGCCGTAGCATCTAAAAAGTAGTTTTTATCACCGTTTTTATATACAAAAATCATATGATTATCAACAGCAGGAGTAGGTAATTCATCGTATTTATAAGGTATACTTCTGGTACCGATCCAGGTTAAATTACCTTCGATTTCTGCAATTTCAAACATCTCGCTTAATATGCTGGAGTTATCTTTACAATCGCCGTATTTTTTTCTGAATACGTCATTTGCCTCTCTTGGTATAAATCCGCCAAGTGCATATTCGAAGGCTATGTATTTTATATTGTTCTGAACCCAATAATACATTGCTCTGACTTTTTCGATTTCACTGTCCTTATTTTTGGTAAGCTTTTCTACTACACTCACAAGCTCAGGATTGCTCGGTTCTTTATTGATGTCTTTTATGAGTGAATAATACCATTTGTAAAGATCAGACGATTCTGATGTCAGTTTTACTATTTTATTATCGTCAGTTTTATACTTAGAAATAATAGGTACTACGTGTGGAAAATAGTTCTTGTAATTTGGAGTGCTTTCTTCCATTTTAATAGCATCTACATCTTTTGCCTGCCAGGAATAAGTTATTTTATTTCTTTTTTCCTTTTTTTTGAATTCTATATCTAAACTATCGGTGTTAAACTGTTTAAAGTCGAGGTCTATATCCTTATCTACATTGATTGTTAATTTAGCATTCACAACAGGAAAAGAATCGCCAAAGTAGAATGAACTTAAAAATCGTGGATTTAGAATTTTTGCAGCTACCAAAAGTCTGGTTTTTGACCCCGGATTTACGTTTGGGTAAACAAAATTAATAGACTTAACATCATCGAAAAATGAACCATCTAATTCATCTTTTTTCATAAAGTTTTTAACTTCATTTTCGCGATATTCCCCATTTTCTATATTGAAAGAAGATGCTTCTACATCTTCAATTTGAAAAAATGAGGAGTAGC
Above is a genomic segment from Bacteroidota bacterium containing:
- a CDS encoding DUF3857 domain-containing protein yields the protein MKNSILLFLLLLITVKISAQEPFYKSYSWDEKADYKSYNLDPASEKDIISLKDKIVTEFYFNDDDNLVEFYLEHNAYWLNSDEKIEEFNKIYLPYNSGSELLTSKARVINKEGKVIELDDSKILTAQNEETKEEYKYYAIEGIEKGSVIEYYFIVKKFPSYRGKRMTFQESYEKRNIEFDLFSPSNLIFDFKSYNGLQDIEQDTLSEDKLHWKLSVDKIEELENEERSPYDASKQYLVYKLDQNKYSNVHGISSYDNVSENLYKLLFQELSKSEASNVKKLIKNAGAKKKEDASSSIRALENYIKSNFYFSEINSEESKDISSVIKSKTGSEIGLLKVYIAALNSIGIPTEVVLTSNRFNLRFDDDYEAYNFLTDYLLYFPTVDKYTSIKELESRMGFPPIQFTDNYGLFIKEVAVGNYKSGVGQIKYITAPSAEDSEDNMTIDISFDTDKEMQSIIKLEREFKGYNAVFIQPFVNLIDKEAIDGLYDEIIKSISESITIKNKEVKNDKSELFGVKPFIIIADIESDAFVNKAGRKYLFKLGELIGPQMEMYQEDERVLPLEGEFNKTYNRVININIPEGYKISNIDDINIHHYYEKSKEERLFEFHSYYELKENILTVHANEYYRENKVEPKVFEDYRKVINGAADFNKIVLILEPEEKI
- a CDS encoding transglutaminase-like domain-containing protein — encoded protein: MTQKKYSILRNLLVAAMIFVGVSGIAQSVSGFNHLKKKYPSTNVVRLNREVIIDIAIKDNDIVIEKTSIDENLFLDESATQFSKESIGYSSFFQIEDVEASSFNIENGEYRENEVKNFMKKDELDGSFFDDVKSINFVYPNVNPGSKTRLLVAAKILNPRFLSSFYFGDSFPVVNAKLTINVDKDIDLDFKQFNTDSLDIEFKKKEKRNKITYSWQAKDVDAIKMEESTPNYKNYFPHVVPIISKYKTDDNKIVKLTSESSDLYKWYYSLIKDINKEPSNPELVSVVEKLTKNKDSEIEKVRAMYYWVQNNIKYIAFEYALGGFIPREANDVFRKKYGDCKDNSSILSEMFEIAEIEGNLTWIGTRSIPYKYDELPTPAVDNHMIFVYKNGDKNYFLDATARFIPLELPTSFIQGKEALVSNDNNKFEIIEVPVIDAEINAEIDSTKIYIENKQLKGSAKRIIKGYSKVDAFQYLESYNTESKLNDFYKNYLQKGNNKFIASNITEINKYDYDKDFIINYDFKISNYIVAGGDEVYVNLNLDQILLTHYIKEDRKTDIEIDYKKSYTFVNELNIPEGYFVDYLPENFKSENNLLSSSINYSRKDNKIIYTHSVKFDFLTLTKSEQKDYLKILKNTEKAYKELIVLKKINTHEK